The proteins below come from a single Aquabacterium sp. A3 genomic window:
- the mlaD gene encoding outer membrane lipid asymmetry maintenance protein MlaD, with the protein MQKSKHDVWVGLFVLIGAAAILFLALKAGNLLTLSFDPGYSVTARFDNIGGLKPRAAVKSAGVVVGRVQSIKFDSQIYRAEVLITLNNGVVFPKDTSAKILTAGLLGEQYIGLEAGFGEEQLKQGDEITTTQSAIVLENLIGQFLYNKAAEGGPAAGGK; encoded by the coding sequence ATGCAAAAATCCAAACATGACGTCTGGGTGGGGCTGTTCGTGCTGATCGGGGCGGCGGCCATCCTGTTCCTGGCCCTCAAGGCGGGCAACCTGCTCACCTTGTCTTTTGATCCCGGCTACAGCGTCACTGCGCGCTTTGACAACATCGGCGGGCTCAAGCCCCGCGCGGCGGTCAAGAGCGCCGGTGTGGTGGTGGGGCGGGTGCAGTCCATCAAATTCGACAGCCAGATCTATCGCGCCGAGGTCCTCATCACCTTGAACAATGGCGTGGTGTTTCCCAAAGACACGTCGGCCAAGATCCTCACCGCCGGCCTGCTGGGCGAACAGTACATCGGCCTGGAGGCCGGGTTTGGTGAAGAGCAACTCAAGCAGGGCGACGAGATCACGACCACGCAGTCGGCCATCGTGCTTGAAAACCTCATTGGGCAGTTTCTGTACAACAAGGCCGCCGAGGGTGGCCCTGCGGCCGGAGGCAAATGA
- a CDS encoding PEP-CTERM sorting domain-containing protein, with product MSLKTWGTGAVLSLVLGVAHALPAVSLSFAQPDGVVGPTDEIPVQLLLSVDPDATESLVLDFDSPTLGLLDPPLSGTYSYQDAEGVWQGVEVPFVSYEYAYLSNWFGCAGTFTNGCTNGTPYTFSFGDGAANVTSLAPGDVYLLDFGVFKPAHGAVPAGTYVFHGAGLDFSVYGQGEDPFNPGEMVSIEFRQVLTSTCSDWWAGTDSVCTGAAAFSRTVMAPVPEPGAWALMAAGLLVALPSWRAQQRRARKRHELV from the coding sequence ATGTCTTTGAAAACCTGGGGCACAGGTGCTGTTTTATCGTTGGTGCTGGGCGTGGCCCATGCCCTGCCGGCGGTGTCGTTGAGCTTTGCGCAGCCAGATGGCGTGGTCGGGCCGACCGACGAAATCCCGGTGCAGTTGCTGCTCAGCGTGGATCCGGATGCCACCGAGTCCCTCGTGCTGGATTTTGACAGCCCCACGCTGGGCTTGTTGGACCCACCGTTGTCGGGCACCTATTCGTACCAGGACGCCGAGGGCGTGTGGCAAGGTGTTGAGGTGCCATTTGTCTCGTACGAGTACGCCTACCTGAGCAACTGGTTCGGGTGTGCGGGCACGTTCACCAATGGCTGCACCAATGGCACCCCTTACACCTTCAGCTTTGGTGATGGGGCGGCCAATGTGACTTCACTGGCGCCGGGCGACGTCTACCTGCTGGACTTCGGTGTTTTCAAGCCGGCCCATGGTGCAGTACCGGCGGGCACGTATGTGTTCCATGGCGCGGGGCTTGATTTTTCGGTGTATGGACAGGGTGAAGACCCCTTCAACCCTGGCGAAATGGTGTCGATCGAGTTTCGTCAGGTGCTGACATCCACCTGTTCGGATTGGTGGGCCGGCACCGATTCGGTGTGTACTGGCGCAGCAGCCTTCAGCCGTACCGTGATGGCGCCGGTTCCCGAGCCCGGGGCGTGGGCCCTGATGGCCGCGGGGTTGCTGGTGGCGTTGCCTTCGTGGCGCGCTCAGCAACGCCGGGCGCGCAAGCGCCACGAGCTGGTCTGA
- a CDS encoding STAS domain-containing protein: MLMLPAVITHAEVPHVLDLFRQTLEQAEAQQGQAGVMLTVDGSALTQFDSSALAVLLECQRMARNRGRAFAVQSLPPRLRELARLYGVEQFLQSA, encoded by the coding sequence ATGTTGATGTTGCCCGCCGTGATCACGCATGCGGAAGTGCCGCATGTGCTGGATCTGTTTCGCCAAACCCTGGAGCAGGCCGAGGCCCAGCAAGGGCAGGCGGGCGTCATGTTGACGGTGGATGGCTCGGCCCTGACGCAGTTTGACTCCAGCGCGCTGGCCGTGTTGCTGGAGTGCCAGCGCATGGCGCGCAACCGTGGCAGGGCCTTTGCCGTGCAGTCCCTGCCGCCCCGGCTGCGAGAGCTGGCGCGGCTGTATGGGGTAGAGCAGTTCCTGCAGTCGGCGTGA
- a CDS encoding MlaA family lipoprotein — protein sequence MMHARLFSVLKLGLAALTLSVVAGCATRAQPDPLEGWNRKVFAFNEVVDQNVMQPVARGYREVTPQPVRSGVSNFFGNLKDLWSTINLFLQGRLKDGAMGVIRVSINSTLGLGGLIDLATPMQIDKPNEDLGQTLGAWGVPQGAYVVWPLLGSSTFRDSVDIPADMYSSGALLTSDHGTQWGMAALRVVDVRARLLDASTLVDDVALDKYAFVRSAYLQRRLSLVHNGQPPMLDDEDDDEPVYAPYEPEPEPALDPAPEAEPAPAPASAPASAP from the coding sequence ATGATGCACGCTCGCCTGTTTTCTGTGCTGAAACTGGGCTTGGCCGCGCTGACGCTGTCGGTGGTGGCCGGTTGTGCCACCCGCGCCCAACCTGACCCGCTGGAGGGGTGGAACCGCAAGGTGTTTGCCTTCAACGAGGTGGTCGATCAAAACGTCATGCAGCCTGTGGCGCGTGGCTACCGCGAGGTGACGCCTCAGCCCGTGCGCTCGGGCGTGAGCAATTTCTTCGGCAACCTCAAAGACCTGTGGTCCACGATCAATCTGTTTTTGCAAGGCCGCCTCAAGGACGGCGCCATGGGCGTCATCCGTGTGAGCATCAATTCCACGCTCGGGCTGGGTGGCCTGATCGATCTGGCCACGCCGATGCAGATCGACAAGCCCAACGAGGACCTGGGGCAGACGCTGGGGGCCTGGGGGGTGCCGCAAGGTGCCTACGTGGTGTGGCCCCTGTTGGGTTCGTCCACGTTCCGTGACTCGGTGGACATCCCGGCCGACATGTACAGCAGCGGCGCCTTGCTGACCTCGGACCACGGTACGCAGTGGGGCATGGCCGCGCTGCGGGTGGTGGATGTGCGGGCTCGTTTGCTGGACGCCTCCACCCTGGTGGATGACGTGGCCCTGGACAAATATGCCTTTGTGCGCTCGGCCTACCTGCAGCGACGCCTGAGCCTGGTGCACAACGGGCAGCCGCCCATGCTGGACGACGAGGACGATGATGAGCCGGTTTATGCGCCCTACGAGCCTGAACCGGAGCCAGCGTTGGATCCAGCGCCTGAAGCCGAGCCGGCCCCGGCCCCCGCGTCGGCGCCGGCTTCCGCCCCGTGA
- a CDS encoding MlaC/ttg2D family ABC transporter substrate-binding protein: MRSSSTGQYFCWRQAVAPIVVATAAVLAGAAPGVAHAQAVAATEEARMQAPDTFVKMITADVFAAVKADAAIRGGDLVKLNQLVDTKIMPYVNFQRMTASAVGRGWRQATPEQRQRLQAEFKNLLLYTYSGAAAQIRDQTVEYRPVRARPGDTEVVVRTLVRGQGEPIQIDYRLEKANDGWKIYDVNVLGAWLVQTYQSSFAQEVNASGIEGLINKLVERNKQLAARKAG; encoded by the coding sequence ATGCGTTCCTCCTCGACAGGGCAGTATTTCTGCTGGCGCCAGGCCGTGGCGCCGATCGTTGTGGCCACTGCGGCCGTGTTGGCGGGTGCTGCGCCCGGCGTGGCCCATGCCCAGGCGGTGGCCGCCACCGAAGAGGCGCGCATGCAGGCCCCCGACACCTTCGTGAAGATGATCACGGCGGACGTGTTCGCGGCCGTCAAGGCCGACGCCGCCATCCGCGGGGGCGACCTGGTCAAGCTCAACCAGCTGGTGGACACGAAGATCATGCCCTACGTGAACTTCCAGCGCATGACGGCGTCGGCCGTGGGCCGGGGCTGGCGTCAGGCCACCCCTGAGCAGCGCCAGCGTCTGCAGGCCGAGTTCAAGAACCTGCTGCTCTACACCTACTCTGGCGCCGCCGCGCAGATCCGGGATCAGACCGTCGAGTACCGCCCCGTGCGCGCACGTCCGGGCGACACCGAGGTGGTGGTGCGCACCCTGGTGCGCGGACAGGGCGAGCCCATCCAGATCGACTACCGACTGGAGAAGGCCAACGATGGCTGGAAGATCTACGACGTGAACGTGCTGGGGGCCTGGCTGGTGCAGACCTACCAGAGCAGCTTTGCGCAAGAGGTCAACGCCTCCGGCATCGAGGGCCTGATCAACAAGCTGGTCGAGCGCAACAAGCAACTGGCCGCGCGCAAGGCGGGTTGA
- the mlaE gene encoding lipid asymmetry maintenance ABC transporter permease subunit MlaE, whose translation MRWLQPSVVGHAVRSKLADVGYASRLFLQLVALLAAAFRRPRLVAEQVFFLGNYSLAIIVVSGLFVGFVLSLQGYYILQRYGSSEALGLMVALSLVRELGPVVSALLFAGRAGTALTAGIGLMKAGEQLAAMEMMGVDPLRRVLAPRFWAGAIALPLLAAVFSAVGIMGGWLVGVVMIGVDPGAFWSQMQSGVDVWSDVGNGLLKSVVFGFTVTFIALLQGFECKPTPEGVSLATTRTVVMASLAVLGLDFVLTAMMFSI comes from the coding sequence CTGCGCTGGTTGCAACCGTCGGTCGTGGGGCATGCCGTGCGCAGCAAGCTGGCCGATGTCGGCTATGCCTCGCGCCTGTTCCTGCAGTTGGTGGCCTTGCTGGCCGCGGCGTTTCGTCGCCCGCGCCTGGTGGCCGAGCAGGTGTTCTTCCTGGGCAATTATTCGCTGGCCATCATCGTGGTGTCTGGCCTGTTCGTGGGGTTTGTGCTCAGCCTCCAGGGCTATTACATCCTGCAGCGCTATGGCTCCAGCGAAGCACTGGGCCTGATGGTCGCCCTGTCGCTGGTGCGTGAACTCGGGCCCGTGGTGTCGGCCTTGTTGTTCGCGGGGCGGGCCGGCACGGCGCTGACCGCTGGCATCGGCCTCATGAAGGCGGGCGAACAGCTCGCCGCCATGGAGATGATGGGGGTCGACCCGCTGCGCCGCGTGCTGGCGCCTCGTTTCTGGGCGGGCGCCATCGCCTTGCCTCTGCTGGCAGCCGTGTTCTCGGCCGTGGGCATCATGGGGGGCTGGCTGGTGGGCGTGGTGATGATCGGGGTGGACCCCGGCGCCTTCTGGTCGCAGATGCAAAGCGGTGTGGACGTCTGGTCTGACGTGGGCAACGGCCTGCTCAAGAGTGTCGTCTTCGGCTTCACCGTCACCTTCATCGCCCTGCTGCAAGGCTTCGAATGCAAGCCCACGCCCGAAGGGGTGTCGCTGGCCACCACCCGCACGGTGGTCATGGCCTCACTGGCGGTGCTGGGGCTCGATTTTGTCCTCACGGCCATGATGTTTTCCATCTGA